One region of Culex pipiens pallens isolate TS chromosome 2, TS_CPP_V2, whole genome shotgun sequence genomic DNA includes:
- the LOC120421167 gene encoding ejaculatory bulb-specific protein 3-like, whose translation MKLLIAFALVALVAAQDSTYTNKYDNIDVDEILKSDRLFKNYYNCLIDQGPCTPDATELKQSLPDALENNCSKCTPKQKETGYKVISSLIENRPAEWAVLQAKYDPERKFVEKYREEAAAAGIKL comes from the coding sequence ATGAAACTGCTCATCGCATTCGCCCTGGTTGCCCTGGTCGCTGCCCAGGACTCAACCTACACCAACAAATACGATAACATCGATGTGGATGAGATCCTGAAGTCGGATCGCCTCTTCAAGAACTACTACAACTGTCTGATCGATCAAGGACCTTGCACTCCGGATGCAACCGAGCTGAAGCAGAGTCTTCCCGATGCCCTGGAGAACAATTGCTCAAAGTGTACTCCCAAACAGAAGGAAACTGGCTACAAGGTCATCAGCTCGCTCATTGAGAATCGTCCTGCGGAATGGGCTGTCCTGCAGGCCAAGTACGATCCCGAGCGCAAGTTTGTCGAAAAATACCGCGAAGAAGCTGCCGCTGCTGGTATCAAGCTGTAA
- the LOC120421166 gene encoding ejaculatory bulb-specific protein 3-like — translation MKLLIAFALVALVAAQDSTYTNKYDNIDVDEILKSDRLFKNYYNCLIDQGPCTPDATELKQSLPDALENNCSKCTPKQKETGYKVISSLIENRPAEWAVLQDKYDPERKFVEKYREEAAAAGIKL, via the coding sequence ATGAAACTGCTCATCGCATTCGCCCTGGTTGCCCTGGTCGCTGCCCAGGACTCAACCTACACCAACAAATACGATAACATCGATGTTGATGAGATCCTGAAGTCGGATCGCCTCTTCAAGAACTACTACAACTGTCTGATCGATCAAGGACCTTGCACTCCGGATGCAACCGAGCTGAAGCAGAGTCTTCCCGATGCCCTGGAGAACAATTGCTCAAAGTGTACTCCGAAGCAGAAGGAAACTGGCTACAAGGTCATCAGCTCGCTCATTGAGAATCGTCCTGCGGAATGGGCTGTCCTGCAGGACAAGTACGATCCCGAGCGCAAGTTTGTCGAAAAATACCGCGAAGAAGCTGCCGCCGCTGGTATCAAGTTGTAA
- the LOC120421163 gene encoding ejaculatory bulb-specific protein 3-like gives MKLLIVFALVALVAAQDSTYTNKYDHIDVEEILKSDRLFKNYYNCLIDQGPCTPDAAELKQSLPDALENNCSKCTPKQKETGYKVISLLIENRPAEWAVLQNKYDPERKFVEKYREEAAAAGIKL, from the coding sequence ATGAAACTGCTCATCGTATTCGCCCTGGTTGCCCTGGTCGCTGCCCAGGACAGCACCTACACCAACAAGTATGACCACATCGACGTGGAGGAGATCTTGAAGTCGGATCGTCTCTTCAAGAACTATTACAACTGCCTGATCGACCAGGGACCATGCACTCCGGATGCTGCCGAGCTGAAGCAGAGTCTGCCGGATGCCCTGGAGAACAACTGCTCCAAGTGTACTCCCAAACAGAAGGAAACTGGCTACAAGGTCATCAGCTTGCTCATCGAGAATCGTCCTGCGGAATGGGCTGTCCTGCAGAACAAGTACGATCCCGAGCGCAAGTTTGTCGAAAAATACCGTGAAGAAGCGGCCGCCGCTGGCATCAAGTTGTAA
- the LOC120421151 gene encoding ejaculatory bulb-specific protein 3-like — MKLFIVFALVALAAAQDNTYSSKYDNVDIDEILKTDRLFKNYYNCLIDQGPCTPDATELKQVLPDALENNCSKCTPKQKDAGYKVVGFLIDNRPEEWAVVRAKYDPENKFVEKYRGDAEAAGVKL; from the coding sequence ATGAAGCTGTTCATCGTATTTGCCCTGGTTGCCCTGGCTGCTGCTCAGGACAACACTTATTCCAGCAAATATGACAACGTCGATATCGATGAAATCCTGAAGACGGATCGTCTCTTCAAGAATTACTACAACTGCCTGATCGACCAGGGTCCCTGCACTCCGGATGCTACCGAGCTGAAGCAGGTTCTACCGGATGCCCTGGAGAACAACTGCTCCAAGTGTACGCCGAAGCAGAAGGATGCTGGATACAAGGTCGTTGGCTTTCTTATTGACAACCGTCCCGAAGAGTGGGCTGTCGTACGGGCCAAGTACGATCCCGAAAAcaagtttgttgaaaaataccGAGGAGATGCTGAAGCCGCGGGGGTCAAGCTTTAA
- the LOC120421147 gene encoding ejaculatory bulb-specific protein 3-like, whose protein sequence is MKTFIVFGLLALVAAQDSTYTNKYDHIDVDEILKSDRLFKNYYNCLIDQGPCTPDATELKQSLPDALENNCSKCTPKQKETGYKVISSLIENRPAEWAVLQAKYDPERKFVEKYREEAAAAGIKL, encoded by the coding sequence ATGAAAACCTTCATCGTTTTTGGCCTTCTTGCCCTTGTTGCCGCCCAGGATTCCACCTACACCAACAAATACGATCACATCGATGTGGATGAGATTCTGAAGTCGGACCGTCTCTTCAAGAACTACTACAACTGTCTGATCGATCAAGGACCTTGCACGCCGGATGCAACCGAGCTGAAGCAGAGTCTTCCCGATGCCCTGGAGAACAACTGCTCCAAGTGTACTCCGAAGCAGAAGGAAACTGGTTACAAGGTCATCAGCTCGCTCATTGAGAATCGTCCTGCAGAATGGGCTGTCCTGCAGGCCAAGTACGATCCCGAGCGCAAGTTTGTCGAAAAATACCGGGAAGAAGCTGCCGCCGCTGGTATTAAGCTGTAA
- the LOC120421148 gene encoding ejaculatory bulb-specific protein 3-like, protein MKFFVAFFALVALVAAQELYTNKFDTVDLDEILKSDRLFKNYYQCLLDEGRCTPDGNELKRVLPEALETNCAKCSEKQKTAGNKAFKYLAANRPTEWKALLAKFDPESKYTAKYSDAA, encoded by the coding sequence ATGAAGTTCTTCGTTGCCTTCTTCGCCCTGGTTGCCCTGGTCGCTGCCCAGGAGCTCTACACCAACAAGTTCGACACCGTGGACCTGGACGAGATCCTCAAGTCCGACCGGCTCTTCAAGAACTACTACCAGTGCCTGCTGGACGAGGGCCGTTGCACTCCGGACGGAAACGAGCTGAAGCGGGTGCTGCCGGAAGCCCTGGAGACGAACTGTGCCAAGTGCAGCGAGAAGCAGAAAACCGCCGGAAATAAGGCCTTCAAGTACCTGGCGGCGAACCGACCGACCGAGTGGAAGGCGCTGCTGGCCAAGTTCGACCCGGAGAGCAAGTACACCGCCAAGTACTCCGACGCTGCTTAA